The Burkholderia ambifaria AMMD genome contains the following window.
TTCGCTGTGAGAGACGTAAGGTTATTCGAGAGAACGGAAACTTGACTTGCGACAGCGAAAAGCTGTGAGCCGTTGACCGCGTCCGTACTCGTTGCGCTGATTTCACCGGCGGCGACATTCACGATCTGGCGTTCGGCGCCTGCGCTGCCCACGCTCACCACGCCGACGGGTGTGCCCGCGAAGCCGCTGTAGTTGACGCCGTTCAGCGTCGCGCTGCTGACCGTGGTAAACGCGCGCGTCACTGCGCCGGAGCCCAATGCCACGGAATTTGCATCGGCCGCGGAAGCATTTTCGCCAATCGCGATCGCGTTCTGGGCAGTGGCCTGTGCGCGGGAAATTGAAACGCTGCCGATCCCGGATGCGACAGAATCCACACCGATTGCGGTCGCGTCAGACGCGTTCGCGCTCGCCTGAAAACCCACCGCCGTTCCGCCAGCGGCTGAACTATTAGTACCGACCGCCGTTGAGAACTCCGAAGTAGTATGTGCCAGCGCACCAATCGCAGTCGAGTCGCCATTCGCTGCGCTCGACCCGCCGCCGTACGCCACTGCCCTGGTGCCGTTGGCCACCGAATTAGAGCCGACCGCCGTCGCATTCCGGCCATTTGCCGTAACCGTATCGCCCAATGCCGTTGCCGCCCCGCCCTGCGCCGACACAAAGACGCCGACTGCAGTGTTCTGGCTCGAACCATCGGCACCGGCAACTGCGGGATACGTTCCCCCCGTGGTCGCCGGGGGTGCCGCCGCAGCACCGCCGATCGTCTCGTTGATACCACCGTTCTGGCCACCGACTGCCAGGTTATCTGCGTATGCCCGCCCCACAGGCAGCAGCATCAGCGCCGTTACCGCCGCCAGCGAAACCCGCAATTTGAGCGGGATGCCAGCCGCCGTCATATTCGCTTTCCCCGACTCGCCGTGTACGCCGCGCGTCTCGGCTGCCTTTGCTAGCACACCTAATCCTCGATTCGAGGCCACCCTGTATTGACTCTTGTTCATTGCGCTTTCCGTTCTGACTTCCCTAGTGGACAAAAGGGAGTTTCCTTTTGCTCTCTTCGTAGCCGCGCCTCAGACAAGCTCGCGCACCGCCCCTCGGATATGCAGCGTCCGCCGCATTTTTTACCGCTACGATCAAAGCCCCTTCCTTACCGGCACCCCGTGTGACGGGTGGAAATCCCGTGTAAGGTCTGCGGAATTATGGGAAACGCCTCTCGCCCCTATGTTTGCCAAATAGGTGAATTTGTTTGCCGCGGGGGAATTCTTTATTTATTGGTCAGTGACCTGGTCTGGTTAGAAATGTCCACTTCCGTGCCGCGTAAGCTGACGGGCCGCCGGGTGTCCCGCGCCGGAGGCTGCGATAGCTGCAAGGGAGCGGATCACGCATGACGATGCGCGAGCTGGACAGGTTCAAGGTCACTCAGGACGTGGCGGCCGGCAAGCTCAAGCCATCGCGTGCGGCGGAACGACTGGAATTGACCACGTGGCAGGTTCGCCGGATGGTCGCCCGGCTGCGTGAACATGGTCCGGCGAGTTGGGTGTCGGGACACCGAACGAAGTCCGGCAACCGTCGCCCGGCCCCACGACCCTCCGACCAGGCGCTCTCGATCATCCGCGATCGCTACGCCGATTTCGGACCGACGTCGGCCTGCGAGAAGCTGTGGGAATGCCACGGCTTCCGGTCCGCCAAGGAGCTGACTCGGACGAGCGGTCCGAGGCACGCTGACAAACGTAAGCGCCCTGCCGCTCCCGGCTTGTTCCTTCAACGCTGCACGACGGAACGAGCGATGAGACATGCGACATCTGTATTTAGCTGGCGCTACGAGATCTGAATCCGTGCATGACACGATAAAAAACAGCGTCCGCTCACGCCGGAAACCATTTAAATTATTTACAAATCTAAGTCAATAGACTTTGCTGCGAATCATCTTGGTTTGATTATATTCCCGCTGCGCAGCGAAAGCCAAATAATCTGAAACTCAAGCAGATAACAATCCGGATAATTGTTAGGAAATATGAAAATCAATGGAATGGAGTCCACCTTTTCGATTAAATTCATAATCGACATAATTGTTTGGAATTTCGCGTAGCCAGTTTTTATCTTCTCGTGCCGTGACGACCCATTGCTGAGCGCCGCCGGGCAGCATGACTGGGTGCGCACGTCGCAGCAATTCGCCCTCGGGCATCGCAACATTCTCAAATCACGCTGCGTCGATGCAACTTCATCGACACGTCTGGAGCGGCTAATCGAATCATTTCATATTCCTCACCAAATCATGACTTGATTAACGACTCCGACATGAAAAATTAATCTATCTGAAAATATCTTGTAATTATAAAAACGACCTCCTAGCATGCCTCTGCGGTTCGCGACATGTCTTATATCAACGTCTTCACTGGATTCATTCCTCGAACATTACCCATTCATAATCTGGGGGATTACATGAAGAAATTGTCTCGTCTGCTGCCCATCGCCGCGATTACCATCGCGAGTCTCAGCGCTTTTGCCCAGGCCGGTGACCCGTCGGCCACGGTCGACAAGGCGCTGCAACTGATCCAGCAGAATCCGTCCGCCTTCAGTCTGGCTACCGGCGGCACAGCACGCACGTTGAAGTTCGCGGGGCCGCAGGCAAGCGCGCCAACGGACGGAGATCAGTTCCAGGTACGCGACGTGATCGTCGATCCCGATGGCACCGAGCACGTGCGCTTCGATCGCTTCCATGCGGGCCTGCCCGTGATAGGCGGTGACGTCGTCGTCCATTCGAACCGAGGGCAGTTGAAGCAGGCGAGCCAGACGCAGCTCGCACCGATCAATCTCGCCGGCACGATCGGCAAGGTCGGAAACCGCTCCGTGGTACGCAACGCGCCCGACATAGGCGCGGCCAGGGCCAAGCACATCGCGGCCGCGCGTTTCGACTCGAACGTGCGTCGCGTCGATGACGCGGAGCTCGTCGTGTTCGCACGCGACGTCGCGCCGACACTGGCCTACGCGGTGCGCGTATACGGCAAGGCGACCGATGCGCACGGCGATGCCATGCTGTACTACATCGATGCGCGCACCGGCACCGTGCTGGACGCACAGGACCTGATCAAGACCGCCGCCGCGACCGGCACCGGCCGCTCGCTGTACTACGGCAACCTGTCGCTCACGACGGACCAGACCGGCACGAACGCCTACCGGATGCTCGATCCGAGCCGCGGCGGCGGCTCGGTCTACGATGGCCGCGGCCTGAGCTCGGACGACGTCGAGCAAGCCACCGACCTGCCGATCTTCACGAGCAGCACGAACGTGTGGGGCAACAACACGACGACCGACCGGCAGACGGTCGCCGCGGACATCGACTACGGGCTCGCGTTGACTTGGGACTACTACAGAACGACGCACAACCGCAACGGCATCTTCAACGACGGCCGCGGCGTAAGGAGCTACGCTCACGTCGTATTCAACACGGGCAGCGGCACGACCGGCGCGAACGCGGCATGGCTGTCATCGCGCGTGATGGTGTACGGCGACGGCGATCCAGGCACCCGCCTGCCGAAACCTGTCGTTTCGGTCGACGTCGCCGGGCACGAGATGAGTCACGGCGTGACCGAGGCCACTGCCAACCTGAACTATTCGGGCGACGCGGGCGGCCTGAACGAATCGACGTCCGACATTTTCGGCACGCTCGTGAAGTTCTACGCGAACAACCCGAACGACCCGGGCAATTACGTGATCGGTGCGCGCGTGACGAGCGGCGGCCTGCGCAAGATGTACAAGCAGGATCTCGACGGCCGGTCATTCAGCTGCTACCCGACCGGCGGCTTCTCGTGGTCGAATCCGCGCCACGATCCGCATTTCACGTCGGGTGTCGGCAACCGCTTCTTCTACCTGCTGTCGGAAGGCCCGGTGGTACCGTCGACCGATACCGGCCTGTCGAGGACGCAGCTGGTCTGCAACGGCGACACGACGTTCAGTGGCCTGGGCCGGGAGAAAGCCGGCAAGATCTGGTACCGGACACTGACCGTGTACCTGAACGCCAACTCGAGCTACCCGAACGCACGGCGTGCGTCGATCCAGGCAACGAACGACCTGTATGGCGCGAACTCGGTCGAAAGCGCAACGGTCGCGCGTGCCTGGAGTGCGGTCGGGGTGAATTGACCGCGCGCGTGTGGGCGCGTTGAACGCCCGGAGATCGTGGTGGTATGTCGCTTCGAGGTCACGCGTCGCCCGGGCGAATGACGGGCAGGTATCGATCGACTGCCTGCACTTGCAGGCGGTCGATCGGCCGACAATGCTTTCTTGCTGCGGGGACAATGCTCCCCGGGTCGAGTGTCGATCAGATACGCGCTCGACCAGCGCTGACAGTCAATTCAGCGATCGGTGGTAGGTCGCGATATATCGTGCCTGCCCAAGGATGTTTCCATGCATCTGATATGCAACGACCGCCGGACTCGATGTCGATTTCACGTCGACACTCGGGATGGACAGCGCAGACACCGTCACGACATATCGATGCGACTCACCTTTCGGCGGGCATGGCCCGCCGTACTTGGATTCGCCAAAATCCGTCAGCGTCTCGAGCGCACCCGCCGGCATTCGTCCCACATCTCCTGACGCACCCTTCTGAATCGACGTTTCCGAAGGCGGAATATTGACGACTGCCCAATGCGTCCATCCGAGCCCTCCAGTCGGGGCATCAGGATCGTACATGGTGACGACGATGCTTCTTGTTCCAGGCGGAACGTGCGCCCACGAGACTTGAGGCGAGACGTTATCGCCACGACATCCAAAGCCGTTGTAGACCTGCGCGTTCGCAAACTGACCATGGTCGAGGCCGTCAACCTTGACAGTAAGCGGATCGGCAAAAGCCACTGCTGGCACGACTGTGAAAAGTATCGTGGAGCAAATCCTCGATCGCAGAAAGAGACCAAATCGCATGGCGCGCTCCTAAGACAGGTTCAGTGTGACGTTTCGTACGACCGGATCGACATACTCGAGATACAGCGTATGTAACGATCATCGACGCGGATTCTAGGCTCGAGCTGCAAACATAAGTAGCACCACGGACGTTCTCACCATATTGCTCGGGCGACAACAATCCGCGGCGTACAGAAATGCGGATTCACGTCGAGACGAATACAACGACAACCAGATTCACCTCGATAGTGACGCGCTGAGTCGCGTCGCAAACTCCGCTTGGTCGGGCCGTTGGTGCATTTCGCGCACGAATGTATTGCCCCGTGACTCCATCGACCATGAAACGGTCGCACTCGATAATGGTCACCAGCAACGATCAACCGGGCGCGCAGACTTCCGCGCTCGACACGCGACCTTTTCGCGGCTGGATCACTGACTGCTAATGAAACCCGACATGTCGAAACCCCGTGAAAGTCAGCGCGTGACTAAACCATGTGGCGCCCGACGCGCTGTGTCCCGACCGGATTGTGGTGTTCTCCAAGGGCCGACTGCCCTTACTGCGCGAAGGCGAAAACAATTGCTGTTTGACCGCGAGATGGATTACGTCGACATACCACTCGCTCACAAAATCCGCGGAAAAGTACTGAGCGCGGTATCGGGCAGCATGACCGCGCCGCAAGTGTTCATCAACTGCCGGTACATCGGCGGAACCGAAGCACTCGAACCATACCTGCAGGGCCAAGTTGCCATACAAGGAAACCAACATGACTCAACTTTTCAAGCCGTTCGATCTCAACGAGATTCCGCTCGCGAATCGCATCGTCATGGCGCCAATGACTCGATCCCGCGCGGCAAACAATATTGCCGATGAACGCACGGCCCTCTATTACGCGCAACGCGCGACCGCCGGCCTCATCGTGACCGAAGGAAGTCCTATCTCCCGCGAGGGCCAGGGCTATCTCTTCAATCCGAGCATCTATTCAGACGAACAGGTAGCCGGGTGGAAGTTGACCACGGACTCGGTTCATGCCGTCGGCGGCAAGATTTTCGCGCAACTGTGGCACGTGGGTCGTGTA
Protein-coding sequences here:
- a CDS encoding YadA family autotransporter adhesin, coding for MNKSQYRVASNRGLGVLAKAAETRGVHGESGKANMTAAGIPLKLRVSLAAVTALMLLPVGRAYADNLAVGGQNGGINETIGGAAAAPPATTGGTYPAVAGADGSSQNTAVGVFVSAQGGAATALGDTVTANGRNATAVGSNSVANGTRAVAYGGGSSAANGDSTAIGALAHTTSEFSTAVGTNSSAAGGTAVGFQASANASDATAIGVDSVASGIGSVSISRAQATAQNAIAIGENASAADANSVALGSGAVTRAFTTVSSATLNGVNYSGFAGTPVGVVSVGSAGAERQIVNVAAGEISATSTDAVNGSQLFAVASQVSVLSNNLTSLTAKVDTISTSGSNGTVADQTGTAVGNNSLVSVPNGTAVGNGANVSGQDGTAIGTNSTVTADRATAIGSGSKVTGTNGTAIGDGSNVTGTNGTAIGANSRVTANNSVALGANSIADRDNTVSVGAPGAERQITNVADGTAPTDAVNVRQFNSAVNSVRDDLQKYRKDSNAGSASAVALSMLPQAPAPGKSVVGVAVGNYAGQTGFAVGVSTYLPGGSWIFKGGGSTNTRGTVAVGGSAGYVW
- a CDS encoding M4 family metallopeptidase gives rise to the protein MKKLSRLLPIAAITIASLSAFAQAGDPSATVDKALQLIQQNPSAFSLATGGTARTLKFAGPQASAPTDGDQFQVRDVIVDPDGTEHVRFDRFHAGLPVIGGDVVVHSNRGQLKQASQTQLAPINLAGTIGKVGNRSVVRNAPDIGAARAKHIAAARFDSNVRRVDDAELVVFARDVAPTLAYAVRVYGKATDAHGDAMLYYIDARTGTVLDAQDLIKTAAATGTGRSLYYGNLSLTTDQTGTNAYRMLDPSRGGGSVYDGRGLSSDDVEQATDLPIFTSSTNVWGNNTTTDRQTVAADIDYGLALTWDYYRTTHNRNGIFNDGRGVRSYAHVVFNTGSGTTGANAAWLSSRVMVYGDGDPGTRLPKPVVSVDVAGHEMSHGVTEATANLNYSGDAGGLNESTSDIFGTLVKFYANNPNDPGNYVIGARVTSGGLRKMYKQDLDGRSFSCYPTGGFSWSNPRHDPHFTSGVGNRFFYLLSEGPVVPSTDTGLSRTQLVCNGDTTFSGLGREKAGKIWYRTLTVYLNANSSYPNARRASIQATNDLYGANSVESATVARAWSAVGVN
- a CDS encoding YbhB/YbcL family Raf kinase inhibitor-like protein, producing MRFGLFLRSRICSTILFTVVPAVAFADPLTVKVDGLDHGQFANAQVYNGFGCRGDNVSPQVSWAHVPPGTRSIVVTMYDPDAPTGGLGWTHWAVVNIPPSETSIQKGASGDVGRMPAGALETLTDFGESKYGGPCPPKGESHRYVVTVSALSIPSVDVKSTSSPAVVAYQMHGNILGQARYIATYHRSLN